A region from the Jaculus jaculus isolate mJacJac1 chromosome 18, mJacJac1.mat.Y.cur, whole genome shotgun sequence genome encodes:
- the LOC101595230 gene encoding LOW QUALITY PROTEIN: eukaryotic translation initiation factor 1 (The sequence of the model RefSeq protein was modified relative to this genomic sequence to represent the inferred CDS: substituted 1 base at 1 genomic stop codon) yields MLGPVSEPPPRTQLPPPRAPSLPDAPSPLPAFSRSRLPQAVSTEEKESYRKSAIQNLHSFDPFADASKGDDLLPAGTEDYIHIRIQQRNGRKTLTTVQGIADDYDKKKLVKAFKKKFACNGTVIEHPEYGEVIQLQGDQRKNICXFLIEIGLAKDDQLKVHGF; encoded by the exons ATGTTAG GCCCAGTCAGTGAGCCGCCGCCGAGGACTCAGCTGCCTCCCCCTCGAGCCCCCTCGCTTCCCGATGCTCCGTCCCCCCTGCCCGCCTTCTCCCGCAGCCGCCTTCCGCAGGCCGTTTCCACCGAGGAAAAGGAATCGTATCGTAAGTCCGCTATCCAGAACCTCCACTCTTTCGACCCCTTTGCTGATGCAAGTAAGGGTGATGACCTGCTTCCTGCCGGCACTGAGGATTATATCCATATAAGAATTCAACAGAGGAACGGCAGGAAGACCCTGACTACTGTCCAAGGGATCGCTGATGATTACGATAAAAAGAAACTAGTAAAGGCGTTCAAGAAGAAATTTGCCTGCAATGGTACTGTAATTGAACATCCAGAATATGGAGAAGTGATTCAGCTACAGGGTGACCAGCGCAAGAACATATGCTAGTTCCTAATAGAGATTGGACTGGCTAAGGACGATCAGCTGAAGGTTCATGGGTTTTAA